The DNA sequence CCAATTCTGGGCCGAGGCAACTGAAATTGAGCAATATCTCGTCATGAGTCTGGAAATATTACCAAAAACCGCCCCACCAGAAATAATCCTACCCAGGAGTGAGGCCAAAACCCGTGCCGATACCGAACGATCACTTGAGAGAATCCTATCAATAGCTATTGCAATACTGTTTTCCCGTCGctcagaaagagcaatagtCCCATTAATGGTGTTCCATATAATTCCCAGCCATTCACAAACTTGACTCGGACACCATTGAGACTTCTCATCATTGGTGATAAACCCTGCCTTCCTTAGATCAGACCAAATACTAGCAGCTAGGGTTGTACAGGTGTCACGATCAGAATCTATCAACCAACCATCGTcaagaaacaaagcaatatTAACACCGTTGAACCTCCAATACTTCTCAAGCGGCTTAAGacattttgtaaaaatgtaTGGTGCAGACGACAGACCAAAAGGGAGAactgaaaacacaaaatatcGTATGGACGCTTCTTTTGGAAACTTCCATGCAAACCCCAAAAACGTCAGATGGTCAAACTGTATGTGTCTTCTTAGCCTACCCTTGACTTGTGATAAAATGGTCCCACTAGACTCTTCAAACTCACAAGCTtcttttacctctgaaagttgtgaaaacaaaacgtcATCACCTCGATCACTTTGAGCTTCCGTCGGTAAGACCTCCTGCCCCGGGTCTAACAACTGTGGCACTGCTTGAATAATAGACACCGCTCCTGTTGGAGGAGGCAGGCAAGGGGACTCGGCAGTCCTTGGCCCAGTGGCCTGGGCGGTTGCAACGGTAGCAGCGGCCGGGACTTGAAGCATATTCTGAACGGCCTTaaagaacagaaaataaagtaagcaaaaaacaaaaattggagTGGGCGGGTGGGtgggaaatgaaataaacgccAGGATGGAGAACGCGAGcgagaggaaacaaacaactctTTGAATCCTTAAATACTAAACACTAACCAACCACTAAATCCCTGGAGACACGCCCTAGCGGCATGCTCcaacaaaacatgaaaaacattaCCTGCTAACGAACTGTATCAACTTCATACCAGCGGAAAATACATTTACGATCTAATTCGCTGCGCTCAAAGGAAcgtaaattattttcctcttaaaatcaTAGATAAATAACTTGATACAACAAATTGATGGTTGGATGCTCAGGCAGTCCAACCAAAAAGACCGAGAACTTcacaaagtaaaaataaatagtGGTCTTACCGCgaaaaagctgaaaatcactAGAAGACTTAAATTTTTTCGAAGTGTTACCGATGTTACCCTTCGCTTCTTTTCGCTTCTTCTCAGCGGCAGCTTTGGCTTTGCGAATCTTCTTCTCATCTTCAGAATCTGAGGCGAGATCATCGGTCTCATACTCTTGGACAACAAGCCAACCATCTCTGTTCTTGTCAGcaatttttatcaacttttgaCGCTTTTTGATGATCAGTTTTGCTTCTGCAACCAGCATGTGAATATCAGCCGGACTACCAGTGCTCGCATCGATTTGTGTTAATATATTGTCCAACCACGCATTCACCTCGAACTGTTTTCGGTTGCCTTTATACTTAATGTCCGCGGCTTCTTTATCAGACTTCGCACTTCATTCAAACTGCTTCCCTTTCTCTTGCAACTGCGAGGTCAGATAGCCTTTAAAAAGCGAAAAGACTTCATCGACCAACTCTGAATTTGAGGAAGAGTTTTGAGATACAACATCAGCTTGCGCGATAGAAGGCGTCGAAGAACTCTCTATCGTGAGGCTCGTAGCAGTCTTCTCagccattgaaatgaaatgaaataaacgccAGGATGGAGAACGCGAGcgagaggaaacaaacaactctTTGAATCCTTAAATACTAAACACTAACCAACCACTAAATCCCTGGAGACACGCCCTAGCGGCGTGCTCCaacaaaacacgaaaaacATTACCTGCTAACGAACTGTATCAACTTCATACCAGCGGAAAATACATTTTTGGTCttataacagaaaaaaaataataaataaataaaagaatgcAATTTTGGAACTTTAAGAAAATTACTCTGATTATTATTCTCATTTCCCTTATTACACCACAGCCATCTTTAAAAACTCAAATGAATGCTTTTACTACACAAAGTTTCTCAATCACTTATAATTTTTCCTCTTTAGAAGGCTGCAGTGTATTTAAGAGGAATGGCTCTAATTTTCATCTTAAATTACTCtgattattattcttatttccCTTATTACACCACAGCCATCTTTAAAAACTCAAATGAATGCTTTTACCACACAAAGTTTCTCAATCACTTATAATTTTTCCTCTTTAGAAGGCTGCAGTGTATTGAAGAGAAATGGCTCCAATTTTCATCTTAAATTACTCTGATTATTATTCTCATTTCCCTTATTACACCATAGCCATCTTTAAAAACTCAAATGAATGCTTTTACCACACAAAGTTTCTCAATCACTCATAATTTTTCCTCTTTAGAAGGCTGTGGTGTATTTAAGAGGAATGGCTCTAATTTTAATCGTGCAAATGTTCAGAAGAGCCtgcaacatttttctttctaatATCATTGCACTTCTGATTTACGGCTCTTCGGATGTCCCCCCAGCACTTAGTAGCCACTTTTCCGCCGTACTTTTGGCTGAtacattctgaaaaaaaaaagtggtgATTTTAGTACACAATTTTTAAcacccccccacccccacccccttcCTTTCTCAGTgaaaactgaataaacaaTTAAGGGTCGAGTATTGTGTTGGTCATGTTTACCAGCGATTCAGAGTCAAAGTTAAACTATTCTTACCCATTAAATAATATTACAGCCAGATTAATTAAAAGTAATGTTTACTTTGTGAGGATGTTCTGCAAATTAAAgataatacaaaattaatgccaaATTAAGGTTGTGCACTAAGAACTACAATGTATACATAAAGGTTATTATATTACTTCTTACGTTATGAATTACCGCTACTATTTTAAACAAGAGAATTAGTTTTTAATGACAAATTTAATACTTACTTCTCATCATTGACACCCTACTGGGATCCAAAGGCTGTCGATTGTATTTTTCATTAAGTAGTGGTATCATTCCAACAGTAAGCTCCTCTTTGGTGAAGAGGACCCCCGCCAACCTGATGGCATACCTAGTTGGCTCTCTAGGGGGTGCCTTCAGGGCCAGCAGGTCAATACCATTGAAGACCTTATTAAAAGATAAATGCAAAATGCCCAGTTacaaaatgtgaaattattaattaactACATCTACATGCAATGCAATAAATTCAATCATCCCTGAAATTTGACACCAATATTAATTACcacaagcaaacaaagaatgaaaaaaacaaaaacaaaaaaaaacatgatctTACCATTTCAGATGTTTCTGGTGCCTCTTCATCACTAACACTATGAGAAGCAagttttgtgtcatttctctGCAATATTAAAGGAAAGGGTTTCAGTTACAAGTTGTTTAATTTAAAGCACACTAggattttaactttttcaaaGAAGGTTCAAACATTCATAATGCCATTCAAATAACACTGTGTCATTTCCATATTCTACCAATAAGTTAGTGATTATTACAATATGATGAACTTcacgtctcggtatatatcccacactattcacctcccctttaatagttgtaaattatttattaggGAATTAAGACTCTACTACCTCTTTAGGCATAAGTGGGCTTCCTGACCGGCTAGCAGGTGGAGTGGCAGTTGTAAATGTTTGTGGTGCAGGGTTACGTGTAGGTTGACTCCATGGCAACTTTAAAAGAGCATCAACCTTTTCTTCAATGGAATCTAGTCTTGTAACTATGCTAGACAGGTCCtgtgaaattaataataagaataataaatatttttgctaGCAATATTGGATATGATTTATTTAGCTGAAATGTGTTTAAATTTATATTGGGGCAAACTTGTGCTGTGTTTTGAACATTCATCAGAAAGAAGGCATTGAAATAGTTAAGATGAACTGCTACCATCGAAACACCCTGTGGAAACGATCCAATTGTCTAGTtaaggaaaattttaatttaattaatatttatacCAACGTACATGTTGCGGGGGGATCTCGTTTTGCAGAACCAGTGAAAgacctgaaaaaaagaaagaagtatCGTATTAGATATCTTTCAACATTGAGTAGGTCTTAACCTTCAATCATACGATGATGTTGTTACAAGATAACAGTGGAATAAGTTAGGAATGATGATAATTTGTGCAATGTCAGTTGTAATGCCATAACAATTGTGATAGTAACATTCTAAGTTTTAGAATATCCAATAACATAATAAAAAACTGGTACACTACATGATGGCAAGAAAAAAGTTATTGCATAGTTGTTTAATAAAGTAAGGATTACCTTAGTAATTCCTGTTGGGAATTGAGATTCACAGCATGCTTCAGCTTTTTCTGTTCTTCTTCTAAATCAGCTtaacaaaacataaaacatGGATACTTCAGAACAGAATTTCTAccaaaaaaaaggttaaatgTGCCGCTGCCAAAATGgcgtgaaaatttgttttcccaCTTCATTTGGAATTTTTACACAGGTAAAGGAATAACTATAATGTAATATCAATTTCAGCATTTTAACTAATATTACATTAAAATTGCATATCTGCAGAAAATATCCCCTACATGAACAGAAGGGATAGGAAATTACTGTGGGAGGAGGGGCCTTGAAGATCAActaattgaaagaaatgaatgaaGCTTAATTGGAATTTTCAGAGGGGTGGAGTGTAGGGGTAAAGAAAATAGTTAAATTTATTGTTTAGTGTTTATGGCTTTTTTTTACCTTGCCACGAGGCACTAGCAGACTTGCTACTTTCTGTGggttaaaaaatgaaacataGAAAGTCAACACCTCTGTATGATCATACGAGATCAATTTTAAGAGACTTTACTATTGGGATTTCAGCAAATAGAGTTAACAgcatagagcagttttcaaatgactgtcaagagtaattacgtgattgcgattgctacgcttagtgattgccTTAAAAGACTCGtgtcagtttttcaaccaatgagacgcaaacccaaaaccaatcgaaccacgtacgcgtgatttttcctgcccttcgagcgagttacaggtgattgctaggaattgtgattggttcatggcgctgtttgttcctgttgtgattggtcagagtaattgctttggttttggttttttcgacagtcatttgaaaaccactctaataTTGACTTGGGTGATAACAAGAAAACTGCACAATAtacctttaatttttttcacaggCACTCGTACATGgtcctttcctttcctctttaatgttgttttttccTGTATTTCTGGTTCTAAAAAACAGTGCAGCCATTGTTAAGCACATAACATTTAAAATGCTGTCAGAGCAATTTATAGCCAGTTGtaccaatcagaaaaaaatttagtcTTACAGTCTAATCAGCTTGTGATTGAATAGCATATGCGTGCACAAAACGAATTAATATCATGTAGTCATGCTTTTGGGCTCACATTTCCTGTGGACTTGAAACAGTATATTTGTAGGTGTGCCATCCATCTTTGAACATCTTAGACCTAAACAACTTGGTCTTTGTTGTAAATCCAATAGCAACTGTGGTGGATTCATACAGAGTGAACTTTACCATCATGATAGACTCTCTCAAAATTAGAATGAGTATCATGTGACCAGATGGAAGGTCCACctacattgtaaaaaacacTTGTTTGAGCCactttaaagaaaattgtCTCTGTTTTGCCATGATGCTTACCACTATTGCTATCATAATCATCCTTTAACCGTAAATGGCTGGGAGATGATGAAAAGGAGAGGTTCAGTGCCTCTTTGTCACAGTCTTCTTTTGTCCCTGGtgcaaaaaaacttgatttaCACAGTGTATATGGTTCTAGAGGAAATATCCATAACCACCCAAAAGACAGCAATTGTGTACATCACTGACCCACATTTGCAAAGCACCACCAGTGCATTAAATATACTAGTTATTGCTTTTGAGTGGTATATCATGGAATATCCCACGagtcacttgtattttctggTATACTCAAGAGCCTTTAAGGAATCTGTAAATAAGGAAACTAACCAAAAGAACATCAGAATTTGCTTAGCAGGAGTTGTCAAACTACTGTATGCTCTTTTAAGCACACTAGTTGAGAAACAACTTCTTTCCACAAAACATTAATTGGTAAGTGCATTAATTTAGTCCAAAGATTACCACATAGAATCAGCTTTGCACGGAAAGGTGTAACTGATTTCCCCATTCCCCATAAAACATGTACTGTCTGGTTGACCACTTGAATTCTACTTGTTTCCACAACAGAATATTTATCTTCATCTTCAAACAGTACAAGAGCAAATTCCTGTTCATCGTTTCCTATGAAATATATATTCATAGACAAAATGTTAATTGACCATTTAAAAAGCAGAATCTAGTTAAGTTCTCTTTGAAACACACCCTTTCTTTACATTTGTAAGTATCTTCCTGCTTTTAAAGAAATGTAGtgactcaatttttttttatactaaTTTATCGTCTTTCCTTTCACATTATTTAGACTACATGTACATCGCAAGAACTATTTTATAAGAGAGTTATTACAGAACTAAATTAGCTGAAAGATTCTATTTCACTGGGGACTGTAGGGGACATAACGCACACATGGTCTTCCGCGTGCGTGAATTTTAGAAGTCCACGAACCAAAGTTCCCGGTCAACCGGGATCGAATGAAATGGAATAAACAGAACCAAACTGGTGGAACAGAAACTTGTAACGTTGAAACTAATAGATCGTTTTTTAGAAAGAATGCTCTTACGCGCCATTAAGATCCCTTTACTTTCCAACGAAAAAACGTATTGTTCAAGGTTGCGCCAGATTACATTCTTCCCATCAATAGTTCGGTTAACggtttaattttcaaattattgtctATAATAATTGTATTAAGTTATTGTCTCTTTAAGATTTAGCACACAAACCCTAGCGCTTTGTTCAACAAACAAGGCCACCTCAAACACTGGATTGAAGAAACCGAGAAATTTGGATAATGCACAATAGCTTTAAATGTCGTGTAAATAAACGAGAGCAACTCAAGTGACTTATCACAAAGTAAGCTTACTTAAATACTCACCTGAAGCCTCctgaattttcttcatttgcaACCTTTCACTGAGCGCCATAATCAGACAAAGGCTGGACTAACCGATCCAATGCGCACAAGAACAATGTTTCTTTCCACGTAACCTTCCACCTTTACACTCTTCATGGCTCAACCCTTGATCTAGAAACCCGATCGGTGTTAACACGTGGCAACACCATCGCAGAAAGGTTCGAGTATTTCAATTGGTTGATAATTATATATTACATGTGACCCACCGTCACCCTGCCAGGACTATGTTACTTTTTCCCACGCTTTGCCAAAATCGTTCATGAATGTGAATATTCGGTTTTCTCGACTACAAATTTTTGCTACAGTATGTCAAGTGAAACTCCGGACGACAATACAGAAAGTGATACTTCAGATGATTTTTATGAGAGACGTGAGAGTGGATGTGACACTAAAAGACGGCCAGCTAAACCATCGCGAAAGCTTCCAAAGGAATACGACACTTCCGACTCAGAAGACCAAGTAGAAATAGTCGAGAAAAAGCGTTGTCGTAAAAGGCCCAAAATAAAAGATTCAAGTGACAAGGGTTCCAGCTTGAGCAATTGCGAAACTACTTTTGACGAGAGAGGTTCGACAAGTGATAGCGATCCCGACGAAACACTTATCCAGCGTTGCTTTGGTGAAAATAACAGTCTAAATCAACAAAGTTCATATAAGCATTTTGATGAATATCaggttgatgatgatgacggcTTCGTGAATGACGTCCAGTCGTTTGTAAGCACTGAAGGTAAGCTAATGGTTACATTTAAACTGAAATCACAGGAATTGCTCTAATTTGTTGTCGTGTCGATGTTTTTACATTGATAACGTTggcgtttttttgtttattttttttttctacttcGCTATACTTGTTAATAGTCAGCTGGGACGTTAATGGTTACAACCATGTCTTTTTTCCTATTAATTTGAGTATGTTGAAATTTGTGTCTGTTCTTGGAGAGGGGGGGGGGCTACTGTAGGGGGATTGAGAAGCTGATGTTTTCTACTTTTTTGCAGAACCCAGAACAAATTATACTGATTCAGACAGGTCATCAATTTCTGATTCTGAAAGTTCAGACTACCCAGACACACATCAAGAAATTTCCAGCAACCTAAGTGAAAGTTCAAGTGCACTAAGTGAAGAAAATTTGAGTGACCCTCATAGCACAAGTTCAGCCAATGAGGTGCAAGCTTGCTACTCCAGTGACCTATCTGAGGATGAACAACCTGTTTGCCAAGGCACAAGcatcaaaagaaaaacgtttgaGGCAACATTTTTGGCCTTATCAAACAAGCACAAGTTTTCCAAATCAACAAGGAATGACATCCTAAAATTTATAGACATTTTTGTGCCAGGGCCAAACCTACCATCATCTAATTACATGTTcgaaaagaaattatttcaaaagatTAATATACATTACACCAAATATGAACTGTGCATCAAGTGCAATACAAATCTAAATGAAGGGAAGTGTCAAAATGGAAGCTGTGTACATTATAACAGAAAGCTAACTAGCTATGAAATTGAAGTCTGCTATTTCATCCCAGTCAAGGACCAAATTCAAAGGATTCTTACAGGTAATTGAATTCAGTAGTTCATTATTTTGAGATCAAGATAAATATAGGGCAATTtgatagtgaaaaaaaaatttgctcaGTTCAGCTTTATGTATATGTAGTAACAACACAGTATAAGCTTGTAATCTATGTTAGATGATAAATATGAACAGTAATAATTTCTTGATTGATGCAATATCTATATGTTTACCGGAtcaggaaaaatgtttttggagCATGCTATTCTTAAACATATTTTGGCATAGGTAGGAACTTCTGTATAATCATCTTGTCAGGTCTTACAGGGATGGCTGAGGGAACAttatacaacaaaaacatacaaCAGAAACCATGAATTGTCTCTGCTACGTAAAGTGAGCCAATTAAATTAGAAGCTTCTGCAGTTGCTCTAGTACTGATAAGTGTGGGAATTTAAAGCAATTATGTGCATATATTCATTGTAGTACTATTATTGATCACCTTCAAGTGactttttacaaattataactGAGCGAATTCTTGCACTCTGCATATTGGTTGAGAgctgtggtctttgaaaataaggcgtgaaaataaaaaaaaaaacgtcagtgttattgtaaaaatgaaTAGACAACAATTTTCCATTGTCTATACTCTTTAATGTATTTAACATGTAcctaattaattttattatgatATTGCAGAACATTGGGACAAGATAAAAGAGTATAAAAACGATCATGTTCATGGTcaaggtgtttactctgacATATGTTGTGGCACTGTTTACCAGAATGCTGTTGGCAATCACGATCCAGAGAAGCTCATTTCATTAGTTTTTCACATTGATGGAGCTCCTGCTGTAAAATCTAAATCAATGAATCTCTGGCCCATTCAGTGCTTTATTGTGGAACTTCCACCAAGACTTAGGTATTgcttttcaaacattttattttgtggcCTTTCCTCTACTCCTAAAAAGCCGGACCTTAAAATATTCCAAGAAAGATTTGTGACTGAAATTGAACAACTTCAAGGTTTTGAAGTACAGATTGAAGTGAATGCCCAAAACATATCCATACAGAGAATTGTGCTACATGGACATCTTGCTGATCTAGTAGCAAAAGCCCCATCCTTGTCTTTTTGTCAGTATAATGGTAAGTGTGGATGCTCAGTTTGTTTACATCCTGGCACAAGAATTCAGAAAGGCAAAGGGAACACTTGCATTTATCCATATACCAACCAGGAGCCGCCATTGCGAACACATGCGCAGACAATTCTGAATGCCAATGTAGCAGAAAGAACAGGAAAACCATTTTTTGGGGTCAAAGGTGTTTCTCCACTCTTGCGTGTTATTGAAGTACCTGGTCAGGTGCTCTTGGATTACATGCACCTTGTTCTTGCGGGTGAATTTTTGAGGAGGCTAAATGTGTGGCTTGATGGCCAAGGTGATAATGCTTTTTTATCTAATTCAAAAGAAGAGGTTGATCATGCAATGCTGAAGTTTCCTCACGATTTCAACCGTACGCTGAGGCCAGTCAGTGAACTGAAAAGATGGAAGGACAGAGAACTCCAGAATCTCTTTCTCCATGTAAGCTTGCCTATCCTTAAACCGTTTTTACCTGCAGAATATTTCTGTCACTTTGCCCTATTAGTCACAGCTGTGCATTTGCTGACAAATGATACTATTACTGATGGTGACATTGATATTGCAAAACTTCTGATCCGAAGTTATCAGCGGCTTATATCAAGTTTGTATGGAGAAACTGAGCAAACCTACACCTGCCATGCGCTGGGGCATCTACCTGACCAGGTACGCAGGCATGGCCCCCTCATTTTACATtcaggttttgtttttgaggcTATGATAAGCCATTTGAAGCGCCAGTTTCATGGCACAAGGGGACTCATTGCACAGATTGTGAGAAATACGATGATGACACAAAACTCTGGCTCATTCATCAAGGAGAATACAATAGAACCTCCGATTATCAGTACCTTTGTTAATGAGAACATTATAGGAAAGAGAGACAAGGGCCTTCTCAAAGTTGAAAACTACTCcttcatttttcctttgaagaagAATCCAGACCTTTCAAGACACCTAGTCAGATGCTTGAATCTTGAGGATCAGGAAGTATATCAAGCTCAAAGAATGCTTAAAGATGATGAGATTTTCCACAGTGTAGCCTACAAAAGGAGAGGAAAGAGCTGTAGCTACATTGTGAAGTTCCAAGAAAGTAACGAAGATGAATTTGGCATAATTGAGTACTACTTGTTGGTTAGGAACACTGGTTTTGCAGTTatcagaaaatttgaaaaaaagggaaGCATTTGTTCATTTGGGCTTGAAGAACAGGATGATGAAATGGTCAAATCCTTTATTGACAATCACATTCTGGGAAAGCAATTTCAGGCTGTCAAAGAAGTGGGATTGTGCTCTTATGTTCCCTGTTGTAACATAATATGCAGATGTGTGTTTGTGCCATCCCCAAGTGATGGTGTGAGTGGCTATGTCAGCCCTGTCTTAAGACACTACCAACATGACTGACTTGGCGGCAAACAAATGCAATGATTTAAATACATAAATACCTTGACCTTGATTATTCTCAGTATCACAAAAGCTGAATCTACGTTGTTTTCTTGTTCAttgtttaaaagaaagtaaatGACAAATCATTGAACATTGCGTGGAactttataatttattatttttcaacataAATAGAATTCCCCACCCCTGAATTTGACATTGCTTTTGTAAAGCATGCATTGCTTGCATGTATCCTACAGGTGATTCGCTAATCTACAAGAAGATCAGTGAATTACCTTTAAGTTGAGCTAAGGGCCAGTGAGAagactaataatattattaatattgtgaATTAATGTTGTCAAAAATCCCAAGCAATATCCTTAAGGACCCAAAGATTCCTATAAAGATCctttggcaatatttttaaaggaACTTGACAAAGATCTTTCAAAGATACCTATAAAGATCTCAGAAAGATCCTTTAAAGATCCTACCAATATCTTTAAGGATCCTGACAAAGATCTTTCAAAGATCCTTATAAAGATCTTTTAAAGATCCTTTAAGATCTTAGCAATATCCTCAAGGATCCTGACAAAGATCTTTCGTAGATCCTTATAAAGAACCTTATAAGGAACCTTTGAAGATCCTAGCAATATCCTCAAGGATCCTTAAGGATCCTGACAATGATCGCTTCATGATCCTTGAAAGGATCCTCTTAAGATCCTTTAGGATCCTTATTAAATCTTTGAAGATCCTTATTAAATCTTTGAAGATCCTCAAGATCTTTGCAAGGATCTTTGCCAAGATCTTCATAAGATCTTGAGAAGATCCTCATGAAATCTTTGAGGATCCTTTAAAGATCCTTTTCGTTGAGGATCTTTGTATGATCTTTGCAAATCTTTGAAGATCTGTGTGGGTCTTTGCAGATCTTTA is a window from the Acropora palmata chromosome 14, jaAcrPala1.3, whole genome shotgun sequence genome containing:
- the LOC141865938 gene encoding uncharacterized protein LOC141865938; this encodes MFEKKLFQKINIHYTKYELCIKCNTNLNEGKCQNGSCVHYNRKLTSYEIEVCYFIPVKDQIQRILTEHWDKIKEYKNDHVHGQGVYSDICCGTVYQNAVGNHDPEKLISLVFHIDGAPAVKSKSMNLWPIQCFIVELPPRLRYCFSNILFCGLSSTPKKPDLKIFQERFVTEIEQLQGFEVQIEVNAQNISIQRIVLHGHLADLVAKAPSLSFCQYNGKCGCSVCLHPGTRIQKGKGNTCIYPYTNQEPPLRTHAQTILNANVAERTGKPFFGVKGVSPLLRVIEVPGQVLLDYMHLVLAGEFLRRLNVWLDGQGDNAFLSNSKEEVDHAMLKFPHDFNRTLRPVSELKRWKDRELQNLFLHVSLPILKPFLPAEYFCHFALLVTAVHLLTNDTITDGDIDIAKLLIRSYQRLISSLYGETEQTYTCHALGHLPDQVRRHGPLILHSGFVFEAMISHLKRQFHGTRGLIAQIVRNTMMTQNSGSFIKENTIEPPIISTFVNENIIGKRDKGLLKVENYSFIFPLKKNPDLSRHLVRCLNLEDQEVYQAQRMLKDDEIFHSVAYKRRGKSCSYIVKFQESNEDEFGIIEYYLLVRNTGFAVIRKFEKKGSICSFGLEEQDDEMVKSFIDNHILGKQFQAVKEVGLCSYVPCCNIICRCVFVPSPSDGVSGYVSPVLRHYQHD